From Pseudanabaena sp. PCC 6802, one genomic window encodes:
- a CDS encoding carbohydrate ABC transporter permease has translation MAVNRKPIGTFLPKNLLRYLVLFAIAILTVAPLLWLVSTAFKSPTENIFRFPPQFIPAQPTFENFIKVWRDNPFHIYLFNSFLVSSITVVLNLLFCSLAAFPLARSEFKGKSWLFWAIIGTSIIPFQITIVPLYILAVKLNLYNTYAGLIFPYVVSAFGIFLMRQAFLGVPKELEEAARMDGCSSLGIWWHVMLPSTRPALTTLAVFTFVAMWGDYLWPLIVVSDSNPALFTLPLGVAKLESAFDQNWRLIAAGAVISILPILIFFLFMQRYVIPSDTGAGVKG, from the coding sequence ATGGCAGTAAATCGCAAACCAATCGGCACATTCCTACCTAAGAACCTGCTGCGGTATTTGGTATTGTTCGCGATCGCTATCCTCACAGTCGCTCCTCTACTATGGCTGGTGAGTACGGCCTTCAAGTCACCCACTGAGAATATATTTCGGTTTCCACCCCAGTTCATCCCCGCTCAACCTACATTTGAGAACTTCATCAAGGTGTGGCGCGACAACCCTTTTCACATCTATCTATTTAATAGTTTCCTAGTTTCCAGCATCACGGTTGTCCTCAATCTCCTGTTTTGCTCCCTAGCGGCTTTCCCATTGGCGCGATCCGAGTTTAAAGGGAAATCCTGGCTATTTTGGGCAATTATCGGCACCAGCATCATTCCGTTCCAAATCACAATCGTGCCGCTATATATTCTCGCAGTAAAACTCAATCTCTATAACACCTACGCGGGTTTAATCTTCCCCTATGTAGTTTCAGCATTTGGCATCTTTTTGATGCGTCAGGCATTCCTGGGAGTACCGAAGGAACTGGAAGAAGCCGCTCGCATGGATGGGTGCTCCAGTTTGGGTATCTGGTGGCATGTGATGTTACCGTCAACGCGCCCCGCCCTCACCACGCTAGCTGTATTTACCTTTGTTGCTATGTGGGGCGATTATTTATGGCCGCTCATTGTTGTCAGCGATAGCAACCCCGCCCTATTCACTTTGCCACTGGGGGTAGCAAAACTAGAAAGTGCCTTCGATCAAAACTGGCGACTGATTGCCGCAGGCGCAGTAATTTCGATTCTGCCGATCTTGATTTTCTTTCTGTTCATGCAACGCTACGTTATTCCCAGCGACACTGGTGCGGGTGTTAAAGGTTAG
- a CDS encoding Rpn family recombination-promoting nuclease/putative transposase: MANVFINPKTDFAFKKIFGSEQSKDILISFLDAILYDAQNMIRDLVILDPYQAPQIEGIKESFLDVKATLTNGKTVIIEMQVLNVLGFDKRILYNAAKAFSIQLDVGEDYTLLNPVIALTITDFEMFSDSDRVISRYRLKEKDDLTDYSDDIELVFVELPKFQKDLDRLETLVDKWIYFLKSANKLESVPPNMGEVPAIGHAFVVAEQSRLSRQELEILEKRQRVLHDSRNMILLAQQTGYKEGRQEGRLEGRQEERLEIASSLLDILDAETIAQKTGLTVAEVERLKE; this comes from the coding sequence ATGGCAAACGTATTCATTAACCCCAAAACTGATTTTGCCTTTAAGAAAATCTTTGGCTCCGAGCAAAGCAAAGATATCTTAATCAGTTTTCTGGATGCCATTTTGTATGATGCTCAGAATATGATTCGAGACCTGGTGATTCTCGATCCATATCAAGCACCACAAATTGAAGGGATAAAAGAATCATTCCTGGATGTAAAAGCAACGTTAACCAATGGTAAAACAGTAATCATCGAGATGCAGGTCTTGAATGTCCTGGGGTTTGACAAACGAATTTTATATAACGCAGCAAAAGCATTCTCGATTCAACTAGATGTAGGTGAAGATTACACTTTGCTCAATCCAGTAATTGCGCTGACAATTACTGATTTTGAGATGTTTTCAGATAGCGATCGCGTCATATCGCGCTATCGTTTGAAGGAAAAAGACGATCTAACCGACTACAGCGATGATATCGAGCTAGTGTTCGTAGAGTTACCAAAATTCCAGAAAGATCTAGATCGACTGGAGACATTAGTAGATAAGTGGATCTACTTTTTGAAGTCAGCGAATAAGTTGGAGTCGGTACCGCCAAATATGGGAGAAGTTCCAGCGATCGGCCATGCGTTTGTTGTAGCAGAGCAAAGCAGGCTGAGCAGACAGGAATTAGAGATTTTGGAGAAACGCCAGAGAGTCTTGCATGACAGTCGCAATATGATTCTACTGGCGCAACAAACTGGCTATAAAGAAGGACGACAAGAAGGACGATTAGAGGGACGGCAAGAAGAACGGCTGGAGATTGCTAGCTCCCTACTGGATATACTGGATGCGGAAACGATCGCTCAGAAAACTGGTTTGACCGTTGCAGAGGTAGAACGACTAAAGGAATAG
- the rpmF gene encoding 50S ribosomal protein L32 encodes MAVPKKKTSKSKRDSRKANWKRKAAAEAKKAISLGKSILTGRNDGFIYPMAEEDAEDEE; translated from the coding sequence ATGGCAGTCCCCAAGAAGAAAACATCAAAATCTAAGCGCGATAGCCGCAAAGCTAACTGGAAGCGTAAAGCTGCGGCAGAAGCAAAAAAAGCCATTTCCCTCGGTAAATCCATCCTGACAGGCCGAAACGACGGCTTTATCTATCCTATGGCTGAAGAAGATGCCGAAGACGAAGAATAG
- a CDS encoding AAA family ATPase: protein MVNNLHPSSLSEEFGKSEVSKALVAEIDLMIRARYPILYIVAVEEEPVDRILELVATQGLQRRRVLFWDIVRGWSDSGADKGSVMGALLRVGKNLASGTSPHPNSANANSDDQDNAIFVLRDLHPILKNPTVPTNVPVIRELKNLARELKRSRRTLIITSYTLEIPPEMTEEITAIEFPLPDVQEINYLVRQSIAPDKLKITGLAWEQLVKACQGLSRSRIQRVLARALADKQCVNETDIESVLAEKQQAIRQTGILEFFTVKESLKSVGGLENLKQWVRMRRDAFTEEARSYGIPNPKGVLLVGIQGTGKSLSAKTIAHEWRLPLLRLDTGRLFGGIVGESESRVRQMIQLTEAVAPCVLWIDEIDKAFGNIYAGGGDGDSGTSRRVFGSLITWMQEKTSPVFIVATANNVRILPAELLRKGRFDEIFFLNLPTEAERQDIFRVHLQKLRPSRIREFDLSLLAKQTRNFSGAEIEQVIIDGIHHAFGRGSIGDRQDFTTEDVITAIQETVPLAAIARDQIEALKQWASEAGARTASNDEQLLKELRRFTAQRDIDFDE, encoded by the coding sequence ATGGTTAATAATCTGCATCCGTCCAGTCTCAGTGAGGAATTTGGGAAAAGTGAGGTAAGTAAGGCGCTGGTAGCTGAAATCGACCTCATGATTCGCGCTCGCTATCCCATCCTCTATATTGTGGCGGTGGAGGAGGAACCTGTAGATCGGATCCTGGAGCTAGTGGCAACCCAGGGCTTGCAAAGACGACGGGTTTTGTTCTGGGATATCGTGCGCGGCTGGAGTGACAGCGGTGCGGACAAAGGCTCGGTAATGGGTGCCCTGCTACGGGTGGGGAAAAACCTCGCGTCCGGGACTTCCCCTCATCCTAATTCTGCCAATGCCAACAGTGATGACCAGGACAATGCTATTTTTGTCCTGCGGGATCTGCACCCGATTCTCAAAAACCCGACCGTACCTACCAATGTGCCGGTTATCCGCGAACTCAAAAATCTCGCTCGCGAGTTAAAACGCAGTCGCCGCACCCTCATAATTACTAGCTACACTCTGGAAATACCGCCGGAGATGACAGAAGAAATCACTGCGATCGAGTTTCCTTTACCGGACGTGCAGGAAATTAACTACCTGGTGCGCCAATCGATCGCGCCCGATAAGTTAAAAATAACTGGCTTAGCTTGGGAGCAGTTAGTCAAAGCCTGTCAGGGTTTGAGCCGATCGCGCATCCAGCGAGTACTGGCGCGGGCATTAGCCGACAAGCAATGCGTAAACGAGACCGACATCGAAAGCGTTCTGGCAGAAAAGCAGCAGGCAATTCGCCAAACGGGGATTCTGGAATTTTTTACAGTTAAAGAATCTCTAAAAAGTGTGGGAGGTCTGGAAAACTTGAAACAATGGGTGCGGATGCGCCGCGACGCATTTACCGAAGAAGCCAGAAGCTACGGCATTCCCAACCCTAAAGGTGTCTTGCTAGTTGGCATCCAGGGTACGGGTAAGTCCCTGTCTGCTAAGACGATCGCCCATGAATGGCGTTTGCCCCTGTTACGTCTGGATACGGGACGCTTATTTGGCGGCATTGTCGGCGAGAGCGAAAGCCGCGTCAGACAAATGATTCAACTGACAGAAGCCGTCGCGCCCTGCGTGTTATGGATCGATGAAATTGATAAGGCATTTGGCAATATTTATGCTGGTGGGGGCGATGGAGACTCCGGCACCAGCCGCCGCGTATTTGGGTCGTTAATCACCTGGATGCAGGAAAAGACCAGTCCGGTGTTTATCGTGGCGACGGCAAATAATGTCCGGATTTTGCCAGCGGAGCTACTGCGTAAGGGGCGCTTCGACGAGATCTTTTTCCTGAACCTCCCCACCGAGGCGGAACGGCAGGATATTTTTAGGGTGCATCTGCAAAAATTACGCCCCAGCCGCATCCGCGAATTCGACCTGTCTTTATTAGCCAAACAAACTAGAAATTTCAGCGGTGCGGAAATCGAGCAGGTAATTATCGACGGCATCCACCATGCCTTTGGGCGCGGCAGCATTGGCGATCGCCAGGACTTCACCACCGAAGATGTAATTACGGCAATTCAGGAGACGGTACCGCTCGCGGCGATCGCCCGCGACCAGATCGAAGCACTGAAGCAATGGGCATCGGAGGCAGGTGCGAGAACCGCATCTAACGACGAGCAGTTATTAAAAGAGCTACGGCGCTTTACAGCTCAACGCGATATCGATTTTGATGAGTAA
- a CDS encoding class I SAM-dependent methyltransferase, which yields MSTNERHEFPRWEELYQEAQIESMPWFNPELDEDLRIALDELGLKDGSALDLGTGPGTQAIELARRGFSMTATDLSAAAIARAQQRVGQDGLKIDWKQDDILDTCLDRQFDFIFDRGCFHVLPPERRQDYVRTVGELLKMGSYLFLKCFSRLQSGEQGPYRFTPEQIREIFGSQLKVISIKETVYQGTLKPLPQALFCVMQREM from the coding sequence ATGTCTACCAACGAGCGACACGAATTCCCACGCTGGGAGGAACTCTACCAAGAAGCTCAGATCGAATCCATGCCCTGGTTCAACCCCGAGCTGGATGAAGATCTCAGAATAGCACTGGACGAACTTGGTCTGAAGGATGGGAGCGCGCTCGACCTCGGCACTGGCCCTGGTACTCAGGCTATAGAACTGGCGCGTCGGGGATTCAGCATGACAGCTACGGATCTCTCGGCGGCGGCGATCGCTCGAGCGCAGCAAAGGGTAGGGCAAGATGGACTGAAGATCGATTGGAAGCAGGATGATATCCTCGACACTTGCCTCGATCGCCAGTTCGACTTCATTTTCGATCGCGGCTGCTTTCACGTCCTCCCCCCTGAACGCAGGCAGGATTATGTCAGGACAGTTGGCGAGCTATTGAAAATGGGTAGTTACCTGTTCTTGAAATGCTTTAGCCGCTTGCAGTCAGGCGAGCAAGGGCCTTATCGCTTCACCCCAGAACAGATTCGGGAGATATTCGGAAGCCAACTGAAAGTTATCTCGATTAAAGAAACCGTTTATCAAGGTACATTGAAACCACTCCCCCAAGCACTGTTCTGCGTTATGCAGCGGGAGATGTAA
- a CDS encoding transketolase — protein MVATPAESILTTPAFCEGIQYFGETLPGFETLGKSPAVNSATGAIADPHDPAAVFQTLLAADALRYLALQITGSKASGHPGGFASSVEAYVSLFLLGHKNIPTEVGHHAPGFYSAMFVDRSLEDMGIHTVLDLRARFREKHGLLGHLSGFIPGILAPAGPLGQGQHFAMAGARLHRDKLFPFTMGDGGMGEPYPMSAMQHFHVAYPEVTNFLPVLVWNGFSQEHHSMVSTKTNAEMISYWQGNGFEEVILVDAKDFDDRDQPGAYVDSTMFSLEQRLAFTEAVLAGCDRADKSAMSGKLTVFIIKQLKGAGVHARGAKSHNLYAHHTLDNADIVAGLKSIAIAPEAWQLVRENFVRAGGGPAAKVAVTESILSLPEINGLPLEEFPIGGDAKVSTTAMGIIVGKVGQLDPGFIVTNADGNEASGIANINQALKIVHPTTDDLYNQAPNGQVYEPLSEDACAGLAAGLSLLGSRTLWCSYESFAINGLPIWQTVTQAMAELRRPTPSTICLFTAGALEQGRNGWTHQRPEVEAYFAAMMRNGNVFPLFPPDANGIQACYEWALGTYNKGVVITASKSPLPIRTTFEQTRKGLQDGAIALQEIPGNKTVVFAVIGDMTLLPVYAAAEQLQAKGIGSKIVSAISPRRLYRPHDVAWDTCAVPDGGFLDDAGFEQMFGGDVLIGVTGGASAPLEPIMLRSNAKRDTFAWKRGETTATAAQLMEFNGLTADALASRAVALLG, from the coding sequence ATGGTTGCAACCCCAGCAGAATCTATACTTACCACCCCCGCTTTTTGCGAAGGTATTCAATATTTTGGCGAGACTCTGCCTGGGTTCGAGACTCTGGGTAAATCCCCTGCCGTTAACTCCGCTACTGGCGCGATCGCCGATCCCCACGATCCTGCTGCTGTCTTCCAAACCTTACTTGCCGCTGACGCGCTGCGCTACCTGGCTTTACAAATTACTGGTAGTAAGGCATCCGGTCACCCTGGCGGGTTTGCTAGCTCGGTCGAAGCCTATGTTTCTTTATTTCTCTTGGGGCACAAAAATATCCCCACTGAGGTCGGCCATCATGCCCCTGGCTTTTACAGCGCCATGTTCGTGGATCGATCGCTGGAAGATATGGGCATCCACACCGTCTTGGATCTGCGGGCGAGATTTCGAGAAAAGCACGGTCTGCTAGGGCACCTCTCCGGCTTTATCCCAGGCATCCTGGCACCGGCGGGGCCGTTGGGTCAGGGACAGCACTTTGCTATGGCTGGGGCGCGCTTGCACCGCGATAAGCTATTCCCCTTCACCATGGGCGATGGCGGTATGGGCGAACCATATCCGATGAGTGCGATGCAGCACTTTCACGTTGCCTATCCGGAAGTGACAAATTTCTTACCCGTTCTGGTTTGGAATGGGTTTAGTCAAGAACACCACAGCATGGTTTCCACCAAAACTAACGCGGAGATGATTAGTTACTGGCAGGGTAACGGTTTTGAGGAAGTCATTCTGGTGGATGCCAAGGATTTCGACGATCGCGACCAACCGGGTGCATATGTCGATAGCACGATGTTCTCGCTCGAACAGAGATTGGCATTTACGGAAGCGGTATTGGCAGGTTGCGATCGCGCCGACAAGTCCGCCATGTCAGGCAAACTGACCGTATTCATCATCAAACAACTCAAAGGTGCTGGCGTGCACGCGCGGGGAGCAAAATCCCACAATCTCTACGCCCACCATACGCTCGACAATGCCGATATCGTAGCTGGGTTGAAATCGATCGCGATCGCGCCAGAAGCATGGCAGCTAGTGCGCGAAAATTTTGTCCGCGCTGGCGGCGGCCCCGCTGCTAAAGTAGCGGTGACCGAATCGATATTGTCGCTCCCAGAGATTAATGGATTGCCTTTAGAGGAATTCCCAATTGGCGGTGATGCCAAGGTTTCTACCACCGCAATGGGAATTATTGTTGGGAAGGTGGGACAGTTAGATCCGGGATTTATCGTCACCAATGCTGATGGGAACGAAGCTTCGGGCATTGCCAACATCAACCAGGCGCTCAAAATCGTTCATCCCACCACTGACGACTTATACAATCAGGCTCCAAACGGACAAGTCTACGAACCGCTGAGCGAAGATGCCTGTGCGGGTCTGGCCGCAGGCCTATCGCTGCTGGGCAGCCGTACGCTCTGGTGCTCCTACGAATCCTTTGCGATTAATGGCTTGCCGATCTGGCAAACCGTGACGCAGGCGATGGCAGAATTGCGCCGCCCTACCCCTTCCACAATCTGTCTGTTTACAGCGGGGGCTTTGGAGCAGGGGCGCAATGGATGGACGCACCAACGCCCGGAAGTCGAAGCCTACTTTGCTGCCATGATGCGGAACGGCAACGTTTTCCCTCTGTTTCCACCGGATGCCAATGGCATTCAAGCGTGTTACGAATGGGCGCTCGGCACCTACAATAAGGGCGTAGTTATTACCGCAAGTAAATCACCCCTACCAATTCGCACTACATTCGAGCAAACTCGTAAAGGTTTGCAAGATGGCGCGATCGCTTTGCAAGAAATTCCTGGCAATAAAACCGTCGTCTTCGCTGTCATTGGCGATATGACCCTGCTGCCCGTATATGCGGCAGCAGAACAGCTACAAGCAAAGGGCATTGGTTCCAAAATTGTTTCTGCGATCAGTCCCCGTCGTCTCTATCGCCCTCACGATGTCGCGTGGGATACCTGCGCGGTGCCTGATGGCGGTTTCCTGGATGATGCAGGCTTCGAGCAAATGTTTGGAGGCGATGTCTTAATTGGTGTTACGGGTGGTGCGAGCGCACCGCTCGAACCGATTATGCTGCGCAGCAACGCCAAGCGCGATACGTTTGCCTGGAAGCGCGGCGAAACCACGGCGACGGCAGCACAGTTAATGGAGTTTAACGGTTTGACGGCGGATGCATTGGCGAGTAGGGCAGTGGCCTTGCTTGGCTAA
- the dxs gene encoding 1-deoxy-D-xylulose-5-phosphate synthase has translation MRLSEIVHPNQLHGLSIQQLESIATEIREKHLQTIAATGGHLGPGLGVVELTLGLYQTLDLDRDKVIWDVGHQAYPHKMLTGRYKNFHTLRQKNGVAGYLKRCENKFDHFGAGHASTSISAALGMAIARDAKGENFKSVAVIGDGALTGGMALEAINHAGHLPKTNLLVVLNDNEMSISPNVGAIPRYLNRMRLSPPLKFITNNIEDQIRNLPFVGGSIAPEIDRIKDNIKILTMVQNKVGAVFEELGFTYIGPIDGHNLRDLIETFNMAHSLQGPVMVHVATTKGKGYSYAEEDKVAYHAQNSFNLATGKSDAPSKPKPPSYSKVFADTLIALAEKDKRIIGITAAMATGTGLDKLQAKLPDQYIDVGIAEQHAITLAAGLACEGMLPVAAIYSTFLQRAFDQIIHDVCIQNLHVFFCMDRAGIVGADGPTHQGMYDIAYLRCIPNMVLMAPKDEAEMQQMMVTGIQHNGPIAMRYPRGNGYGVPMQSGGWEALPIGKAEVLRQGNDVLLVAYGSMVYPAMQVAEILMEHGVQATVVNARFAKPLDIETIAPLARRIGKVFTLEEGCTMGGFGSAVMEALMDEGIVVPVDRIGVPDILVDHASPNESFADLGLTSGQIGDRILKKLNAIGDRQAIASS, from the coding sequence ATGCGCCTGAGTGAAATTGTCCATCCCAACCAGTTGCACGGTTTATCAATACAACAGCTAGAGTCGATCGCAACGGAAATCCGAGAAAAGCATTTGCAGACGATCGCAGCGACAGGCGGTCATTTGGGGCCAGGACTCGGCGTAGTAGAGCTAACCCTTGGCTTGTACCAAACTCTGGACTTAGATCGCGACAAAGTGATATGGGATGTGGGTCACCAGGCATACCCCCACAAGATGCTGACGGGGCGCTACAAGAACTTTCACACTCTGCGACAAAAGAATGGTGTGGCGGGGTATCTCAAGCGTTGCGAGAATAAGTTCGATCATTTTGGGGCGGGGCATGCTTCTACCAGCATCTCGGCAGCTCTGGGTATGGCGATCGCCCGCGATGCTAAAGGCGAGAATTTCAAATCGGTAGCCGTGATCGGTGACGGTGCCCTGACTGGTGGTATGGCCCTAGAAGCAATTAACCATGCCGGACACTTGCCCAAGACCAACCTTTTGGTGGTGCTCAACGACAACGAAATGTCGATTTCCCCCAATGTCGGTGCTATCCCCCGCTACCTCAACCGGATGCGCCTCAGCCCGCCCCTAAAATTCATCACTAACAACATTGAAGATCAAATCCGCAACTTGCCCTTTGTAGGCGGTTCGATCGCTCCTGAGATCGATCGTATCAAGGACAATATTAAAATTCTGACCATGGTGCAGAATAAGGTGGGTGCAGTATTTGAGGAACTGGGCTTCACCTATATCGGTCCGATTGACGGGCACAACCTGCGCGATCTAATTGAAACGTTTAATATGGCGCATAGCCTTCAGGGTCCAGTAATGGTACACGTCGCTACCACCAAGGGCAAAGGCTACAGCTATGCGGAAGAAGACAAAGTTGCTTATCATGCCCAAAATTCCTTTAACCTGGCAACGGGTAAGTCAGATGCCCCCAGCAAACCCAAGCCACCCAGCTACTCTAAGGTATTTGCCGATACTCTGATTGCTCTGGCAGAAAAAGATAAGCGCATTATCGGCATCACTGCTGCCATGGCAACGGGTACGGGTTTGGATAAACTGCAAGCCAAATTACCCGACCAGTACATTGATGTAGGTATTGCCGAGCAACATGCCATTACGCTCGCGGCTGGTTTAGCCTGTGAAGGTATGCTTCCCGTAGCGGCGATCTACTCCACCTTCTTGCAGCGTGCCTTCGACCAGATTATCCATGACGTGTGCATTCAAAACCTACATGTCTTTTTCTGCATGGATCGGGCTGGGATCGTCGGTGCAGATGGCCCCACCCACCAGGGTATGTACGACATCGCCTATCTGCGTTGCATCCCCAATATGGTGCTGATGGCTCCTAAAGACGAAGCGGAAATGCAGCAGATGATGGTGACTGGCATTCAACATAATGGGCCGATCGCCATGCGCTATCCCCGTGGTAATGGCTACGGCGTTCCTATGCAGTCGGGCGGTTGGGAAGCTTTACCAATTGGTAAAGCGGAAGTACTGCGCCAGGGTAATGATGTTCTGCTGGTGGCATACGGTTCGATGGTTTACCCTGCCATGCAGGTGGCAGAAATCCTGATGGAGCACGGCGTACAGGCGACGGTTGTAAATGCCAGATTTGCGAAACCTCTGGATATCGAGACGATCGCACCTCTAGCCCGCCGGATCGGTAAAGTCTTCACGCTCGAAGAAGGCTGCACGATGGGTGGCTTTGGCAGCGCCGTGATGGAAGCTTTAATGGATGAGGGAATTGTCGTACCAGTGGATCGTATTGGCGTACCGGACATTCTGGTCGATCATGCTTCGCCCAACGAATCCTTTGCCGACCTGGGGCTGACCAGCGGACAGATCGGCGATCGCATCCTCAAGAAACTAAACGCGATCGGCGATCGGCAAGCGATTGCAAGTAGCTAA
- a CDS encoding antibiotic biosynthesis monooxygenase — protein MNILENSSSDPPATVDVLQRVKPGCEGAFEAALRDLIEAAKAFEGHLGVNVFRPIDPKHPEYRVVFKFARISHLKQWEISPIRQKLLRRAHQFTEGAGQIAILTGLETWFTLPQQPGLPAPPRYKMMVVSGIAIYVLINSIDMLVLPLINPLPIFLRKLVVTLLMVAIMTYIAMPYMTKLFAGWLYPKTRS, from the coding sequence ATGAACATTCTCGAAAACTCAAGTTCAGATCCTCCCGCAACAGTTGATGTTTTGCAACGGGTAAAGCCGGGCTGTGAAGGCGCATTTGAAGCTGCATTGCGCGACCTGATTGAAGCTGCCAAAGCCTTTGAAGGTCACTTGGGGGTGAACGTATTTCGCCCTATCGATCCCAAACATCCCGAATATCGAGTTGTATTCAAGTTCGCTCGAATTAGCCATCTCAAACAATGGGAAATTTCTCCGATTCGCCAAAAATTGTTAAGGCGTGCCCATCAGTTCACAGAGGGTGCGGGTCAGATTGCGATTCTCACCGGCTTAGAAACTTGGTTCACCCTGCCTCAACAGCCTGGACTGCCAGCTCCTCCTCGCTACAAAATGATGGTAGTGTCTGGGATCGCTATTTACGTTCTGATCAATTCGATCGACATGCTGGTTTTGCCCCTAATTAACCCCCTCCCAATATTTTTGCGGAAGCTTGTGGTGACACTACTGATGGTTGCCATCATGACCTATATCGCAATGCCATACATGACAAAGCTATTTGCAGGCTGGCTTTATCCCAAAACTCGATCGTGA
- a CDS encoding SMP-30/gluconolactonase/LRE family protein encodes MSASDELPTIFAETPVALAPFYPIAELPVNTFLESIVVRSDGTLFVSSHLDGKILRIGSDGVPVVHAAIAGKATGLTLTPLGNLLLTAWNSENLSTVFTITPQGDVAVLVTLPDAVFLNGLTPLAEGSYLIADSYRGTIWELNEPKKSVRIWLEHPALARSSEDKEFPAVNGLKVYGNVLYASNTEKMQLVKIPIQPDGQPGEPEIFVQPINLDDFAFDREGNLYGTTHIYNSVVKIAPDGSVTIVAQAEQGMTGSTALAFGRTKNDLTSIYVVTNGGMSFPPPTGLEPARIVRLDIGIAGQPLL; translated from the coding sequence ATGTCTGCCTCAGACGAATTACCAACTATCTTTGCAGAAACCCCTGTCGCTCTTGCTCCATTTTACCCCATTGCGGAATTGCCAGTTAATACCTTTCTGGAAAGCATTGTGGTTCGTTCCGATGGCACTTTGTTTGTTAGCAGTCATTTGGACGGAAAAATCTTGCGGATTGGATCTGACGGAGTGCCTGTGGTTCATGCTGCGATCGCGGGGAAAGCCACTGGGTTGACGTTGACCCCGCTGGGCAACTTGTTACTGACAGCCTGGAACTCTGAAAACCTTTCTACTGTATTTACCATTACACCCCAAGGGGATGTAGCGGTATTAGTGACCTTGCCTGATGCCGTTTTCTTAAATGGCTTAACACCTTTAGCAGAAGGCTCCTACTTGATTGCAGATTCCTATCGAGGCACTATTTGGGAACTCAACGAACCAAAAAAGAGCGTCAGAATTTGGCTAGAACATCCAGCACTTGCCCGTAGCTCTGAGGACAAAGAGTTTCCGGCAGTGAATGGACTTAAAGTCTACGGCAACGTCCTCTATGCCTCGAATACAGAAAAGATGCAACTTGTTAAAATCCCAATTCAACCCGATGGGCAACCAGGTGAGCCAGAGATTTTTGTCCAGCCAATTAATCTAGATGATTTTGCTTTCGATCGGGAGGGCAATTTATATGGCACAACCCATATCTATAATAGTGTGGTCAAGATTGCTCCTGACGGGAGCGTAACGATCGTCGCCCAAGCCGAACAAGGCATGACTGGGAGTACGGCACTGGCATTTGGACGCACAAAAAACGATCTCACCAGCATTTACGTTGTCACCAATGGTGGTATGTCTTTTCCTCCACCTACAGGACTGGAACCTGCCAGAATCGTGCGATTGGACATTGGCATTGCTGGACAGCCATTACTGTAG
- a CDS encoding AraC family transcriptional regulator gives MADVPNTRQASLAPILPRLPLLSSVEAGWQGITLEHFRYPPFETPEYSYANHKIAIHTHISPNLHVKRRLDGRVQCEQVLTEQAIVIPARVTHQVQWDRTSEFSILTLDPDVLSQLAYEAIAPDRVDLLPCLPQVDPLIQQIGLTLKSELEMNGGQDRLYVEALVNCLGIHLLRKYSAVPPTFSQAGQLPQSVLKQVTAYIQEHLEQDLKLADLSALVGMSTCYFASSFKKATGISPHQFIVRCRLQRSQHLLKKSDAAISDIAIQCGFSSQSHLTRLFRKHLGTTPKTYRNEVK, from the coding sequence ATGGCAGACGTTCCCAACACTAGACAAGCGTCTCTGGCTCCAATTTTGCCACGCCTTCCGTTACTCTCCAGTGTTGAAGCAGGTTGGCAGGGGATAACCCTAGAGCATTTTCGCTATCCACCTTTTGAAACTCCAGAGTACTCCTATGCAAACCATAAAATTGCCATTCATACTCATATTTCTCCAAATCTGCACGTGAAGCGGCGATTGGATGGACGAGTGCAGTGCGAGCAAGTTTTAACAGAACAGGCGATCGTAATTCCTGCTCGCGTTACACATCAAGTGCAGTGGGATCGAACATCGGAGTTTTCGATCTTGACGCTCGATCCTGATGTTTTAAGCCAGCTTGCCTATGAGGCGATCGCACCAGATCGAGTAGATTTGCTGCCCTGTCTACCTCAGGTCGATCCGTTGATTCAGCAGATTGGGTTAACCCTTAAGTCCGAGTTGGAGATGAATGGGGGACAGGATCGCTTGTACGTTGAAGCGCTGGTGAATTGTCTGGGGATACACTTGCTCAGAAAGTACTCGGCAGTTCCACCAACCTTTTCCCAAGCGGGACAGTTACCTCAATCAGTCTTGAAGCAGGTGACTGCTTATATCCAGGAACATTTGGAGCAAGACCTTAAGTTAGCAGACCTGTCTGCACTGGTCGGGATGAGTACGTGTTATTTTGCCTCAAGCTTTAAAAAAGCCACAGGCATTTCTCCCCACCAGTTCATTGTTCGATGTCGCTTGCAGCGATCGCAGCACCTACTCAAAAAATCAGATGCTGCGATCTCAGATATTGCGATTCAGTGCGGATTTTCCAGCCAGAGCCATCTGACGCGCTTGTTTCGCAAACATCTGGGTACTACCCCTAAAACCTATCGCAATGAGGTGAAATAA